From the genome of Nicotiana sylvestris chromosome 2, ASM39365v2, whole genome shotgun sequence, one region includes:
- the LOC104219633 gene encoding putative disease resistance RPP13-like protein 3 isoform X1 yields MEREKRESLFNYCGGILKAAFYKIMELCSTTQGSSATHRSETSQPSRGVVSLGDPTDHPVETQILSTTTMERGKEIKEEREKGELANNFEESFSALRKDIVNVLDFIESFKNEENQIALDEDIIEILELELAFVCTYVQLSYSDLEEFEDVMTRKEQRIRDLLRSIFNHVGRNMLFKYDMHHGLPCFMDNMDDCIRSRYRSESTATMTEEQLDLLLLNLHHLSKYHAKQVFPSVSEYEILQNVCGNIKDFHGLKVNGSFEHEIIEYVSPQFKLMAERVGLFLWDSWIHGDSRLFELAHLLLNVVPIELEVMHICFTNLKASTSAEVGNFIKQLLETFPDILREYLIHLQEHMVNVITASSSGARDIHVMIEFLLIILTDVPKDFIRNGKLFEFLARVGALTRGVSAIACNLEEKSRNGESTNETNGATLGLLENIKFLKRELKDVYLKAPDSPQLCFPMSDGPLFMHLLLRHLNDILNSNVYSVALIKEEIRLVKEDLEFIRSFFENVEQELYKDLWARTLDVAYEAKDVIDSIILRDNGLLHLIFSLPFAIKKTNLIKEEVSNFLEKISKNRGVIVVNTPNKPVERKSSIVGKIIVGFKEETYLIIRKLSNGPKTLDIISITGMPGSGKTTLAYKVYNDKSVSSHFDIRAWCTVDQKYDEKDLLEKLFKQVTGSASKFSENINVADELWKNLFGKKYLIVLDDLWDTAAWDKLRRHFPRVEKGSRIILTTRDKKVALYAQHHSDPLDLRLLRLAESMELLEKRVFGKESFPDELLDVGKEIVQNCKGLPLVVDLIAGVIARKEKKRSVWLDVLNNLHSFIFKKEVEVMKVIGLSYEHLPDHLKPCLLYFASYQKGIALNVLVLKNLWCGEGLVQQTEMKSLEEVMEVYLDNLISSSLLISFNEIGNDRTCQIHDLVHDFCLIKAREEKLFDLISSSAPSSSSSDLMSRQITIEYDKEHFGHNNFVLFDSKKKRHSAKHLYSLRITGHELDNRLYDTCHLRHLRLLGVLYLEGSFIKVNDSLLNEICTLVHLRFLQIKTEVKSLPSSFSNLWNLETLLVENDGPPLVLLPTILDLVKLRVLDIDDCSIFDLDTNEPILVAEDSKLENLRILGLKLSYSKDIEDIFKRFPNLQELDFFLKESWDCSAEQYWFPKLDFLNELASLHVEFESSNSNDCAPSIETNRPWDFRFPLSLKILGLCKFPLTSDSLSTIAKLPKLEELYLEDTIIEGEKWNMGEEDTFQKLKCLTLQRVSLAKWEVREESFLAVEKLRLWECPKLVEIPPSFGNICSLKIIELWRSPQLEASTLKIKQDVEEMMGDIQNACKEFIQF; encoded by the exons AtggaaagagagaaaagagaaagtcTATTCAACTACTGTGGAGGAATCCTTAAAGCTGCTTTCTACAAAATAATGGAACTATGTTCTACTACTCAA GGTTCGTCAGCTACTCATCGGTCGGAGACATCACAACCATCCAGGGGTGTAGTTTCACTTGGAGATCCTACCGATCATCCTGTCGAGACGCAG ATCCTGAGTACTACAACCATGGAAAGAggaaaagaaattaaagaagaaagagagaaagggGAATTAGCAAATAACTTTGAG GAGTCATTTTCTGCTCTTCGCAAGGATATTGTCAATGTTCTGGATTTCATAGAGAGCTTCAAGAATGAAGAAAATCAAATAGCTCTTGACGAGGATATAATTGAAATACTGGAATTGGAGCTGGCATTTGTTTGTACATATGTCCAGCTTTCTTATTCcgatttggaagagtttgaagATGTAATGACTCGCAAAGAACAAAGGATTAGAGATCTACTTCGATCAATATTTAATCATGTTGGCCGCAACATGCtgtttaaatatgacatgcatcATGGTCTTCCTTGcttcatggataatatggatgaTTGTATCCGGTCACGTTATCGTTCTGAATCAACTGCCACCATGACTGAGGAGCAGTTAGACTTGCTCCTCTTGAATCTCCACCATCTATCCAAGTATCATGCTAAACAGGTTTTTCCATCAGTGAGTGAATATGAGATTCTTCAGAATGTATGTGGCAACATAAAAGATTTCCATGGGTTGAAAGTGAATGGTTCTTTTGAGCATGAGATTATTGAATATGTCTCACCTCAGTTTAAACTTATGGCTGAGAGAGTAGGACTTTTCCTTTGGGATAGTTGGATTCATGGAGATTCTCGACTCTTCGAGCTAGCACATCTACTCTTGAATGTTGTTCCAATTGAGCTGGAGGTTATGCACATATGTTTTACAAATTTGAAAGCTTCAACATCAGCAGAAGTTGGAAACTTTATTAAACAGCTCCTAGAAACCTTTCCGGACATTCTTAGAGAATATCTGATTCATCTACAAGAGCACATGGTAAATGTTATTACCGCTAGCTCTTCAGGGGCTCGAGACATTCATGTCATGATAGAGTTCCTATTAATCATTCTCACTGATGTGCCTAAGGACTTTATTCGTAATGGCAAGTTGTTTGAATTCCTAGCACGTGTTGGAGCACTTACCAGGGGCGTATCAGCTATTGCTTGCAACTTAGAAGAGAAATCAAGGAATGGAGAGAGTACCAATGAAACAAACGGTGCAACTCTAGGCTTGCTCGAAAATATTAAATTCTTGAAGAGAGAACTCAAAGATGTTTACTTGAAAGCCCCGGACTCACCTCAACTCTGCTTTCCCATGAGTGATGGACCCCTGTTCATGCATCTTCTACTGagacacttaaatgatattctcAATTCTAATGTTTATTCAGTTGCTTTgataaaggaagaaatcaggctgGTGAAAGAAGATCTTGAATTCATAAGATCTTTCTTCGAAAATGTTGAGCAAGAATTGTATAAAGATCTCTGGGCACGTACTTTAGATGTGGCATATGAAGCAAAAGATGTCATTGATTCAATTATTTTAAGAGATAATGGTCTCTTACATCTTATTTTCTCACTTCCCTTTGCCATTAAAAAAACCAATCTTATCAAAGAAGAGGTCTCAAATTTTCTTGAGAAGATTTCCAAGAACAGGGGTGTCATTGTTGTGAACACTCCCAATAAGCCAGTTGAGCGCAAGTCATCAATAGTTGGTAAAATAATTGTAGGTTTTAAAGAGGAGACATACTTGATAATTAGGAAGCTCAGCAATGGACCAAAAACGCTAGATATCATTTCGATCACTGGTATGCCGGGTTCGGGTAAAACTACTTTGGCGTACAAAGTGTATAATGATAAGTCAGTTTCCAGTCATTTTGACATCCGTGCATGGTGTACAGTCGATCAAAAATATGACGAGAAGGATTTGCTGGAAAAACTATTTAAACAAGTTACTGGCTCAGCTTCAAAATTCAGTGAGAATATTAATGTTGCTGATGAGCTATGGAAAAATCTGTTTGGAAAGAAGTACCTTATAGTCTTAGATGATTTGTGGGATACTGCAGCATGGGATAAGTTGAGAAGACATTTTCCTAGAGTTGAGAAAGGAAGTAGAATTATTTTGACGACTCGGGATAAGAAAGTGGCTTTGTATGCACAACACCACAGTGATCCGCTTGATCTTCGATTGCTAAGATTAGCAGAAAGTATGGAGTTATTAGAGAAAAGGGTCTTTGGAAAAGAAAGCTTCCCTGATGAACTACTGGATGTTGGAAAAGAAATAGTCCAAAACTGTAAAGGGCTTCCTTTGGTGGTTGATCTGATTGCTGGAGTCATTGCtcggaaggaaaagaaaaggagtgTGTGGCTTGATGTTCTGAATAATTTGCATTCCTTTATTTTCAAGAAGGAAGTGGAAGTGATGAAGGTTATAGGATTAAGTTACGAACATTTACCAGATCACCTAAAGCCATGCTTACTTTACTTTGCAAGTTATCAGAAGGGCATAGCACTTAACGTCcttgttttgaaaaatctttgGTGTGGCGAAGGACTTGTGCAACAGACAGAGATGAAGAGTTTGGAAGAAGTGATGGAGGTTTATTTGGATAATTTAATTTCTAGCAGCTTGTTAATTTCTTTCAATGAAATAGGTAACGATCGGACTTGCCAAATTCATGATCTTGTGCATGACTTTTGTTTGATAAAAGCAAGAGAGGAAAAGTTGTTTGACTTGATAAGTTCAAGTGctccatcatcatcatcttctgaTTTAATGTCACGTCAAATAACCATTGAATATGATAAGGAGCACTTTGGGCACAACAATTTTGTCCTGTTCGATTCAAAAAAGAAAAGGCACTCTGCTAAACACCTCTATTCTTTGAGGATAACTGGACACGAGCTGGACAACCGTCTTTATGATACATGTCACCTAAGACATTTGAGGCTTCTTGGAGTGTTGTACCTGGAAGGCTCTTTTATCAAGGTGAATGATTCTTTGCTGAATGAGATATGTACGTTGGTTCACTTGAGGTTCTTACAGATTAAGACAGAAGTTAAATCTCTACCTTCGTCTTTTTCAAATCTCTGGAATCTAGAAACTCTGCTGGTGGAAAACGACGGACCGCCCTTGGTACTTCTACCGACAattttggatcttgtaaagttgcgagtgCTGGACATAGATGACTGTTCTATCTTTGATTTGGATACCAATGAACCTATACTGGTAGCAGAGGACTCAAAGTTAGAGAACTTGAGAATATTGGGACTCAAGCTTTCTTATTCGAAAGACATAGAGGATATTTTCAAAAGGTTTCCCAATCTTCAAGAGCTTGATTTTTTTCTCAAGGAATCATGGGATTGTTCAGCAGAGCAATATTGGTTCCCGAAATTGGACTTCCTAAATGAACTAGCATCCCTCCATGTAGAatttgaaagttcaaattcaaatgATTGTGCACCCTCTATAGAGACAAATCGACCGTGGGATTTTCGCTTCCCTTTGAGTTTGAAAATATTGGGTTTGTGTAAGTTTCCTTTGACATCTGATTCACTATCAACAATAGCAAAACTGCCCAAGCTTGAAGAGTTGTACCTTGAAGACACAATCATTGAGGGGGAAAAATGGAACATGGGGGAGGAAGACACCTTCCAGAAACTCAAATGTTTGACATTGCAGCGAGTGAGTCTTGCTAAGTGGGAGGTTAGAGAGGAATCCTTTCTTGCGGTTGAGAAATTACGACTGTGGGAATGTCCTAAGCTTGTGGAGATTCCACCTAGTTTCGGGAATATTTGTTCATTAAAAATTATCGAACTGTGGAGGAGCCCTCAACTTGAAGCATCTACTTTGAAGATTAAGCAAGATGTTGAAGAAATGATGGGAGATATTCAG AATGCATGTAAGGAATTCATCCAATTTTAG
- the LOC104219633 gene encoding putative disease resistance RPP13-like protein 3 isoform X2, whose product MEREKRESLFNYCGGILKAAFYKIMELCSTTQGSSATHRSETSQPSRGVVSLGDPTDHPVETQILSTTTMERGKEIKEEREKGELANNFEESFSALRKDIVNVLDFIESFKNEENQIALDEDIIEILELELAFVCTYVQLSYSDLEEFEDVMTRKEQRIRDLLRSIFNHVGRNMLFKYDMHHGLPCFMDNMDDCIRSRYRSESTATMTEEQLDLLLLNLHHLSKYHAKQVFPSVSEYEILQNVCGNIKDFHGLKVNGSFEHEIIEYVSPQFKLMAERVGLFLWDSWIHGDSRLFELAHLLLNVVPIELEVMHICFTNLKASTSAEVGNFIKQLLETFPDILREYLIHLQEHMVNVITASSSGARDIHVMIEFLLIILTDVPKDFIRNGKLFEFLARVGALTRGVSAIACNLEEKSRNGESTNETNGATLGLLENIKFLKRELKDVYLKAPDSPQLCFPMSDGPLFMHLLLRHLNDILNSNVYSVALIKEEIRLVKEDLEFIRSFFENVEQELYKDLWARTLDVAYEAKDVIDSIILRDNGLLHLIFSLPFAIKKTNLIKEEVSNFLEKISKNRGVIVVNTPNKPVERKSSIVGKIIVGFKEETYLIIRKLSNGPKTLDIISITGMPGSGKTTLAYKVYNDKSVSSHFDIRAWCTVDQKYDEKDLLEKLFKQVTGSASKFSENINVADELWKNLFGKKYLIVLDDLWDTAAWDKLRRHFPRVEKGSRIILTTRDKKVALYAQHHSDPLDLRLLRLAESMELLEKRVFGKESFPDELLDVGKEIVQNCKGLPLVVDLIAGVIARKEKKRSVWLDVLNNLHSFIFKKEVEVMKVIGLSYEHLPDHLKPCLLYFASYQKGIALNVLVLKNLWCGEGLVQQTEMKSLEEVMEVYLDNLISSSLLISFNEIGNDRTCQIHDLVHDFCLIKAREEKLFDLISSSAPSSSSSDLMSRQITIEYDKEHFGHNNFVLFDSKKKRHSAKHLYSLRITGHELDNRLYDTCHLRHLRLLGVLYLEGSFIKVNDSLLNEICTLVHLRFLQIKTEVKSLPSSFSNLWNLETLLVENDGPPLVLLPTILDLVKLRVLDIDDCSIFDLDTNEPILVAEDSKLENLRILGLKLSYSKDIEDIFKRFPNLQELDFFLKESWDCSAEQYWFPKLDFLNELASLHVEFESSNSNDCAPSIETNRPWDFRFPLSLKILGLCKFPLTSDSLSTIAKLPKLEELYLEDTIIEGEKWNMGEEDTFQKLKCLTLQRVSLAKWEVREESFLAVEKLRLWECPKLVEIPPSFGNICSLKIIELWRSPQLEASTLKIKQDVEEMMGDIQVLVFN is encoded by the exons AtggaaagagagaaaagagaaagtcTATTCAACTACTGTGGAGGAATCCTTAAAGCTGCTTTCTACAAAATAATGGAACTATGTTCTACTACTCAA GGTTCGTCAGCTACTCATCGGTCGGAGACATCACAACCATCCAGGGGTGTAGTTTCACTTGGAGATCCTACCGATCATCCTGTCGAGACGCAG ATCCTGAGTACTACAACCATGGAAAGAggaaaagaaattaaagaagaaagagagaaagggGAATTAGCAAATAACTTTGAG GAGTCATTTTCTGCTCTTCGCAAGGATATTGTCAATGTTCTGGATTTCATAGAGAGCTTCAAGAATGAAGAAAATCAAATAGCTCTTGACGAGGATATAATTGAAATACTGGAATTGGAGCTGGCATTTGTTTGTACATATGTCCAGCTTTCTTATTCcgatttggaagagtttgaagATGTAATGACTCGCAAAGAACAAAGGATTAGAGATCTACTTCGATCAATATTTAATCATGTTGGCCGCAACATGCtgtttaaatatgacatgcatcATGGTCTTCCTTGcttcatggataatatggatgaTTGTATCCGGTCACGTTATCGTTCTGAATCAACTGCCACCATGACTGAGGAGCAGTTAGACTTGCTCCTCTTGAATCTCCACCATCTATCCAAGTATCATGCTAAACAGGTTTTTCCATCAGTGAGTGAATATGAGATTCTTCAGAATGTATGTGGCAACATAAAAGATTTCCATGGGTTGAAAGTGAATGGTTCTTTTGAGCATGAGATTATTGAATATGTCTCACCTCAGTTTAAACTTATGGCTGAGAGAGTAGGACTTTTCCTTTGGGATAGTTGGATTCATGGAGATTCTCGACTCTTCGAGCTAGCACATCTACTCTTGAATGTTGTTCCAATTGAGCTGGAGGTTATGCACATATGTTTTACAAATTTGAAAGCTTCAACATCAGCAGAAGTTGGAAACTTTATTAAACAGCTCCTAGAAACCTTTCCGGACATTCTTAGAGAATATCTGATTCATCTACAAGAGCACATGGTAAATGTTATTACCGCTAGCTCTTCAGGGGCTCGAGACATTCATGTCATGATAGAGTTCCTATTAATCATTCTCACTGATGTGCCTAAGGACTTTATTCGTAATGGCAAGTTGTTTGAATTCCTAGCACGTGTTGGAGCACTTACCAGGGGCGTATCAGCTATTGCTTGCAACTTAGAAGAGAAATCAAGGAATGGAGAGAGTACCAATGAAACAAACGGTGCAACTCTAGGCTTGCTCGAAAATATTAAATTCTTGAAGAGAGAACTCAAAGATGTTTACTTGAAAGCCCCGGACTCACCTCAACTCTGCTTTCCCATGAGTGATGGACCCCTGTTCATGCATCTTCTACTGagacacttaaatgatattctcAATTCTAATGTTTATTCAGTTGCTTTgataaaggaagaaatcaggctgGTGAAAGAAGATCTTGAATTCATAAGATCTTTCTTCGAAAATGTTGAGCAAGAATTGTATAAAGATCTCTGGGCACGTACTTTAGATGTGGCATATGAAGCAAAAGATGTCATTGATTCAATTATTTTAAGAGATAATGGTCTCTTACATCTTATTTTCTCACTTCCCTTTGCCATTAAAAAAACCAATCTTATCAAAGAAGAGGTCTCAAATTTTCTTGAGAAGATTTCCAAGAACAGGGGTGTCATTGTTGTGAACACTCCCAATAAGCCAGTTGAGCGCAAGTCATCAATAGTTGGTAAAATAATTGTAGGTTTTAAAGAGGAGACATACTTGATAATTAGGAAGCTCAGCAATGGACCAAAAACGCTAGATATCATTTCGATCACTGGTATGCCGGGTTCGGGTAAAACTACTTTGGCGTACAAAGTGTATAATGATAAGTCAGTTTCCAGTCATTTTGACATCCGTGCATGGTGTACAGTCGATCAAAAATATGACGAGAAGGATTTGCTGGAAAAACTATTTAAACAAGTTACTGGCTCAGCTTCAAAATTCAGTGAGAATATTAATGTTGCTGATGAGCTATGGAAAAATCTGTTTGGAAAGAAGTACCTTATAGTCTTAGATGATTTGTGGGATACTGCAGCATGGGATAAGTTGAGAAGACATTTTCCTAGAGTTGAGAAAGGAAGTAGAATTATTTTGACGACTCGGGATAAGAAAGTGGCTTTGTATGCACAACACCACAGTGATCCGCTTGATCTTCGATTGCTAAGATTAGCAGAAAGTATGGAGTTATTAGAGAAAAGGGTCTTTGGAAAAGAAAGCTTCCCTGATGAACTACTGGATGTTGGAAAAGAAATAGTCCAAAACTGTAAAGGGCTTCCTTTGGTGGTTGATCTGATTGCTGGAGTCATTGCtcggaaggaaaagaaaaggagtgTGTGGCTTGATGTTCTGAATAATTTGCATTCCTTTATTTTCAAGAAGGAAGTGGAAGTGATGAAGGTTATAGGATTAAGTTACGAACATTTACCAGATCACCTAAAGCCATGCTTACTTTACTTTGCAAGTTATCAGAAGGGCATAGCACTTAACGTCcttgttttgaaaaatctttgGTGTGGCGAAGGACTTGTGCAACAGACAGAGATGAAGAGTTTGGAAGAAGTGATGGAGGTTTATTTGGATAATTTAATTTCTAGCAGCTTGTTAATTTCTTTCAATGAAATAGGTAACGATCGGACTTGCCAAATTCATGATCTTGTGCATGACTTTTGTTTGATAAAAGCAAGAGAGGAAAAGTTGTTTGACTTGATAAGTTCAAGTGctccatcatcatcatcttctgaTTTAATGTCACGTCAAATAACCATTGAATATGATAAGGAGCACTTTGGGCACAACAATTTTGTCCTGTTCGATTCAAAAAAGAAAAGGCACTCTGCTAAACACCTCTATTCTTTGAGGATAACTGGACACGAGCTGGACAACCGTCTTTATGATACATGTCACCTAAGACATTTGAGGCTTCTTGGAGTGTTGTACCTGGAAGGCTCTTTTATCAAGGTGAATGATTCTTTGCTGAATGAGATATGTACGTTGGTTCACTTGAGGTTCTTACAGATTAAGACAGAAGTTAAATCTCTACCTTCGTCTTTTTCAAATCTCTGGAATCTAGAAACTCTGCTGGTGGAAAACGACGGACCGCCCTTGGTACTTCTACCGACAattttggatcttgtaaagttgcgagtgCTGGACATAGATGACTGTTCTATCTTTGATTTGGATACCAATGAACCTATACTGGTAGCAGAGGACTCAAAGTTAGAGAACTTGAGAATATTGGGACTCAAGCTTTCTTATTCGAAAGACATAGAGGATATTTTCAAAAGGTTTCCCAATCTTCAAGAGCTTGATTTTTTTCTCAAGGAATCATGGGATTGTTCAGCAGAGCAATATTGGTTCCCGAAATTGGACTTCCTAAATGAACTAGCATCCCTCCATGTAGAatttgaaagttcaaattcaaatgATTGTGCACCCTCTATAGAGACAAATCGACCGTGGGATTTTCGCTTCCCTTTGAGTTTGAAAATATTGGGTTTGTGTAAGTTTCCTTTGACATCTGATTCACTATCAACAATAGCAAAACTGCCCAAGCTTGAAGAGTTGTACCTTGAAGACACAATCATTGAGGGGGAAAAATGGAACATGGGGGAGGAAGACACCTTCCAGAAACTCAAATGTTTGACATTGCAGCGAGTGAGTCTTGCTAAGTGGGAGGTTAGAGAGGAATCCTTTCTTGCGGTTGAGAAATTACGACTGTGGGAATGTCCTAAGCTTGTGGAGATTCCACCTAGTTTCGGGAATATTTGTTCATTAAAAATTATCGAACTGTGGAGGAGCCCTCAACTTGAAGCATCTACTTTGAAGATTAAGCAAGATGTTGAAGAAATGATGGGAGATATTCAGGTCCTTGTTTTTAACTGA